Genomic DNA from Comamonas antarctica:
GGCGATGTTGTCGTTGGCGTTGTAGCGCTTGCGTGCCGCGGCAAGCCGCTCGCGGATCTTCACGGAAACGGGCGTGCCTTCGTCGGGGCTGGCTGTGGTCATGTCGGCAGCGGGTTCTCTGAGCATGCGGGCATCCTACCAGCGATTGCCGCTTATGCCCCTGCAAAGGACTTCGGCGCCCGGCGCGCGAATCAGCCGCGCATCACAGCTGGAATTCGGCAATCAGCGGCAGATGGTCCGACATGCGCCACCAGATCTTGCCCTTGGGCACATGCAGGCCGCAGGGCGTGAGGCCGCGCACATAGACATGGTCGAGCTGGGCCAGCGGCAGGCGCGAGGGATAGGTCAGCACATCCGGCGCATCGTCGTACTCGTACAGGCCGAAACCGGCCAGCATGCGCTTGATCTGCCCACCCCAGTCGTTGAAGTCGCCGGCCACCACCAGCGGCTGACCCGGCGGCACCTCGCGCTCGATGAAGCGCTGCAGCTGCGCGATCTGGCGCATGCGGCTGCCGCGGATCAGGCCCAGGTGCACCACGATCGCATGCACGCGCCGCCCCTGCACCTCGATCTCGACATGCAGCAGGCCGCGCTGCTCGAAACGGTGGTCGGAGATGTCCTCGTGCTTGTGCCCTACGACGGGCCAGCGCGTCAGCAGCGCATTGCCGTGCTCGCCATCGCGTGTATAGGCATTGGTGCGGTAGACCGACTCGTAGCCTTCGGGCGCAAGGTATTCGGCCTGCGACACCTCGGGCCAGCGCTCGAAGTACAGCGCTTCGCGGTGGTTCATCTTGCGCACTTCCTGCAGGCAGACGATATCGGCGTCGAGCTGCTCGACGGCCAGGCCCAGGTTGTGGATTTCCAGCCGCCGCGCAGGCCCGAGTCCCTGCACACCCTTGTGGATGTTGTAGGTGGCAACACGCAAAATGCCGGAGTCGGATGGG
This window encodes:
- a CDS encoding endonuclease/exonuclease/phosphatase family protein, which codes for MTAANPSDSGILRVATYNIHKGVQGLGPARRLEIHNLGLAVEQLDADIVCLQEVRKMNHREALYFERWPEVSQAEYLAPEGYESVYRTNAYTRDGEHGNALLTRWPVVGHKHEDISDHRFEQRGLLHVEIEVQGRRVHAIVVHLGLIRGSRMRQIAQLQRFIEREVPPGQPLVVAGDFNDWGGQIKRMLAGFGLYEYDDAPDVLTYPSRLPLAQLDHVYVRGLTPCGLHVPKGKIWWRMSDHLPLIAEFQL